AAAAGCTGCAGTTGAAGATGGCGTAGCGAGAGTAAAAGATTTTGATGTTGAGGCTTACAAAGCCAAACTTGCAAAAGGATTTTAATCAAATTTAGCCCAAATTTTGGGCTAAATTCTTCTCTTGGCATTTTATAAAAGACAAACCTTGTAAAAAAGTAAATTTAAGGACAAAAAATGCAAAACGTGAAGCTCATCTCACACCCATTGATCGAGCATAAATTAACAATCTTACGTGATAAAAACACCCAGCCTTTTCAGTTTCGCATGCTAGTTGATGAGATCAGCTACCTTATGATCTTTGAGGCGACTAGAAATTTAAAGGTAAAAGATGTCAAAGTCCAAACACCAGTTGCGGTGGCAGACGCAAAAAGGCTCACTACAAAGGTGATGATATGCCCTATCTTAAGGGCTGCTCTTGGCATGCTTGATAGCGTCTTTACCATCATACCAGATGCGAGCGTTGGCTTTTTGGGCTTTCAGCGAAACGAAGAGACAGCGCAGGCTGAGTTTTTCTACGCAAAGCTTCCAAAAGACGCAAAAGAGCGCATGGCGATCATCATCGACCCTATGTTTGCGACTGGTGGCACGGCGATAGATGCAGTTAAGTTCTTGCGTGAAAAGGGCGTTAAAGAGATCAAATTTATCTCTATCATCGCCGCACCTGAGGGGCTAAAGAGATTTAGCGAAATTTATCCAGACGTCGAGGTCTATACGGCATCTATCGATGAGAAACTAAACGAGAAAAACTACATCGTACCAGGTCTTGGTGACGCTGGCGATAGAGTTTTTAACACTCTTTAAGGGCTAAATTTGAACAAAAGACTTTTGCCAGCTCTAGTTGCCTTTGTCATTGCTATCATCATCGCCACCTTCTTTTTTTCAAAAGAGGGTGGCGAGGCAAACAAAAACGCTCAAATTTTACTTGAGCAGCTCAATAAAGAAGGGCAAAAGAGCCAGAGCCTCGCAGAAAACGGCTCATATACCTCAAAAGATGAGGTCGCACTTTATATCTATAAATTTAACAAGCTACCAAAGAATTTCATAACCAAAAAAGAGGCACTTGAACTTGGCTGGGACGCAAAAAGCGGAAATTTATGGCAGGTAAGTGGCGGCAAAAGCATCGGTGGGGATAGATTTTCAAACAGAGAAAAGAGGCTACCTGAGGCTGATGGTAGAAAGTGGTTTGAGTGCGATGTGAATTATAATGGTGGCAGGCGCGGCGCTGAGAGAATTTTATACTCAAACGACGGGCTTATCTACTACACGCCCGATCACTACGAGCATTTTTACCTGCTTTATGAGAAGAGGATGCAATGAAAAGCGTGATCTTAGATGCCAAAAAGATGCTCGAAAAAGAAAAAATGCATGAGTATTTTGCTAAGAAATTTGACCTGCCAGAGTACTACGGCAGAAATTTAGACGCGCTCTTTGACTGCCTTTGCGAGATAAATGAGCCAACTCTTATAAAGCTAAAAAACGAAAATGCTTTGGATAGTGCCACAAAAGAGAGCTTAACCCAGCTATTTCGCGACGTTTGCAACGAAAATGAGATGGTTAAATTTGAGCTTGTAAAAGATGAAAAATGATATTTGGAAAAATTGATTATCTAAATTTACTCCCATTTCACGTATTTTTAAAATCAGCCCCATTAAGCTCTCAGATAAAAAAGGCGATCGAGTTTAAAAAAGGCGTGCCAAGCAAGCTAAATAGAGCCCTAAACGCTAGAAAGATCGACGCTGCGGTGATCTCAAGCATAGCTAGCAAAAAGGCAAATTTAAAGAAGCTAAATTTTGGAATAGTCGCCAAAAAAGATGTAAAAAGCGTGCTTGTGCGCAAAAACTCAGCCCCAAAGCCAGATCCTGCCTCAGCTAGCTCAAACGCCCTAGCCAAGGTGCTTAAACTAAATGGCGAGGTGATCATAGGCGACAGGGCGCTAAAGGCATACTTAAGTGAGGGCAAAGAGTGCTTTTACGACCTTGGTCAAATTTGGCACGAAAAGACAAATTTGCCATTTGTTTTTGGTAGATTTTCTTACGTAAAAAATGGCTCGTTTTACAAAAAACTGGTCGCAAAATTTCTACAAAAAAATGTAAAAATTCCAAATTATATATTAGCCCAGTATGCCAAAAGCCGCGACATAAGCGAGCAAGATATCAAGTGGTATTTGAAATTTATAAGCTACAAGATCGGTCCAAAAGAGCAAAAATCACTCAGAAAATTTTTTAAAGAGTATATATTATTAAAAGCAGCAAAAAAGAATTAAATTTTTATAGCTTCTTAGCAGCTGCCAAGAAGCTATAAAATTTAGTGATGCATATGCATATTAGTTGAGTTATCATCACTCATATTTTGCATCATCATATTCATATGCATCTCACCCATATTTTGCATCATCTTGTGGTGATCGTGCATTGGCATATCTGCTGGCATGTTCATCGGCATATTCATATGCATACCCATCTCACCGTTTTCAGCCTTGTAGCCAGTTATGGTAGGATCAACCATGCCAAATATCATAGCGACGTGTGCGACGACCAAGGCAAATATGAGTAGGAAAAAGTGAAGCTTTAGCTTTGCCTTTTCGCTTGCGTTTTTGTAGATCAAATTTAGCTCTAAAAGCGCGATGCCAAGAAGTGGTATGACGCTGATGAGATATGAGTAGACAGCGATGACATCGGCATATCCACGCCATTTTATACTTGGATAAATTTTTGCCATAAAATAGATCACAAGAG
The sequence above is drawn from the Campylobacter concisus genome and encodes:
- the upp gene encoding uracil phosphoribosyltransferase yields the protein MQNVKLISHPLIEHKLTILRDKNTQPFQFRMLVDEISYLMIFEATRNLKVKDVKVQTPVAVADAKRLTTKVMICPILRAALGMLDSVFTIIPDASVGFLGFQRNEETAQAEFFYAKLPKDAKERMAIIIDPMFATGGTAIDAVKFLREKGVKEIKFISIIAAPEGLKRFSEIYPDVEVYTASIDEKLNEKNYIVPGLGDAGDRVFNTL
- a CDS encoding ribonuclease domain-containing protein; the protein is MNKRLLPALVAFVIAIIIATFFFSKEGGEANKNAQILLEQLNKEGQKSQSLAENGSYTSKDEVALYIYKFNKLPKNFITKKEALELGWDAKSGNLWQVSGGKSIGGDRFSNREKRLPEADGRKWFECDVNYNGGRRGAERILYSNDGLIYYTPDHYEHFYLLYEKRMQ
- a CDS encoding barstar family protein: MKSVILDAKKMLEKEKMHEYFAKKFDLPEYYGRNLDALFDCLCEINEPTLIKLKNENALDSATKESLTQLFRDVCNENEMVKFELVKDEK
- a CDS encoding MqnA/MqnD/SBP family protein gives rise to the protein MIFGKIDYLNLLPFHVFLKSAPLSSQIKKAIEFKKGVPSKLNRALNARKIDAAVISSIASKKANLKKLNFGIVAKKDVKSVLVRKNSAPKPDPASASSNALAKVLKLNGEVIIGDRALKAYLSEGKECFYDLGQIWHEKTNLPFVFGRFSYVKNGSFYKKLVAKFLQKNVKIPNYILAQYAKSRDISEQDIKWYLKFISYKIGPKEQKSLRKFFKEYILLKAAKKN
- a CDS encoding DUF6803 family protein; this encodes MVMTHYMELLSLNQPYNLILFMVIPVGLTELLVAMEFLTMYHMDSGKNTGFKAVGKFAGIVLGVYFTALVIYFMAKIYPSIKWRGYADVIAVYSYLISVIPLLGIALLELNLIYKNASEKAKLKLHFFLLIFALVVAHVAMIFGMVDPTITGYKAENGEMGMHMNMPMNMPADMPMHDHHKMMQNMGEMHMNMMMQNMSDDNSTNMHMHH